The proteins below are encoded in one region of Taeniopygia guttata chromosome 15, bTaeGut7.mat, whole genome shotgun sequence:
- the VPS37B gene encoding vacuolar protein sorting-associated protein 37B yields the protein MALDARRLEGLSLQELSALLDDEEQLQDMAREMEEAQNVQHSKDMTLASNRSLAEGNLLYQPKLESLKSNLTEKYQELQVLFEAYQIKKTKLDRQSSNASLETLLALLQTEGAKIEEDTENMAERFLDGEIPLDSFIDEYQSKRKLAHLRRVKIEKLQEMVLKGQRLAQVQAPPQPRAAEPAAAAADPYKGDANPPPSAVPRRIPPPPPPSGPAGRFPTPFTAAMSSGPALSYPGAPYPPLPPRPGAAQPTSQAAQPGYPAQFVPPYPPPLPQRPPRLPPHPGFILQ from the exons atgGCGCTGGACGCGCGGCGCCTGGAGGGGCTGAGTCTGCAGGAGCTCAGCGCGCTGCTGGACGAcgaggagcagctccaggacatgGCCCGCGAGATGGAAGAG GCCCAAAATGttcagcacagcaaggacatgACTCTTGCCAGCAACCGCAGTCTGGCAGAGGGAAATCTCCTGTACCAGCCAAAGTTGGAGTCTCTAAAATCAAATTTAACTGAGAAATACCAAGAGCTGCAAGTTCTTTTTGAAGCATACcagataaagaaaacaaaactag ACAGACAATCCAGTAACGCTTCCCTGGAgaccctgctggcactgctgcagacTGAGGGGGCGAAGATTGAGGAAGACACAGAG AATATGGCAGAAAGGTTCCTTGATGGTGAAATACCGCTGGATTCTTTCATCGACGAGTACCAGAGCAAGAGGAAGCTGGCTCACCTGCGCCGGGTGAAGATCGAGAAGCTGCAGGAAATGGTGCTGAAGGGACAGAGACTTGCTCAGGTTCAGGCGCCGCCGCAGCCGAGGGCAGCCGAGCCCGCAGCAGCCGCTGCCGATCCCTACAAGGGGGATGCGAACCCTCCTCCCTCGGCGGTGCCGCGGCGGatcccgcccccgccgcccccctcAGGCCCGGCTGGACGCTTCCCCACTCCCTTCACCGCGGCCATGAGCTCAGGACCAGCTCTCTCCTACCCAGGTGCTCCGTACCCTCCCCTCCCGCCCCGGCCgggagcagctcagcccacGAGCCAAGCGGCACAGCCGGGATACCCAGCTCAGTTTGTGCCCCCCTATCCTCCACCTCTGCCCCAAAGACCACCTCGCCTTCCGCCACACCCTGGCTTCATCCTCCAGTAA